One window of Manihot esculenta cultivar AM560-2 chromosome 17, M.esculenta_v8, whole genome shotgun sequence genomic DNA carries:
- the LOC110605661 gene encoding peroxidase 42 — MDAKAFFLFALLSLSAVSLRTAFAEDEKDPGLIMNFYKDTCPQTEDIIREQVKLLYKRHKNTAFSWLRNIFHDCAVQSCDASLLLDSTRRTLSEKETDRSFGLRNFRYLDAIKEAVERECPGVVSCADILVLSARDGIVSLGGPYIPLKTGRRDGRNSRADVVEQYLPDHNESISVVLERFAAMGIDTPGVVSLLGAHSVGRTHCVKLVHRLYPEVDPVLNPDHVEHMLYKCPDSIPDPKAVQYVRNDRGTPMILDNNYYRNILDNKGLLTVDHQLATDKRTKPYVKKMAKSQDYFFKEFARAITILSENNPLTGTKGEIRKQCKSSTFLLSLCEEEE; from the exons ATGGATGCCAAAGCTTTCTTCCTATTTGCTTTATTATCTCTCTCAGCTGTGTCTCTGAGGACAGCTTTTGCGGAAGATGAGAAAGACCCAGGTCTTATTATGAACTTCTACAAGGACACGTGCCCTCAAACTGAAGATATTATCAGAGAACAAGTAAAGCTTCTGTACAAGAGACACAAGAACACTGCATTTTCATGGCTCAGAAACATCTTTCATGACTGTGCTGTTCAG TCGTGCGATGCTTCACTGCTGCTGGACTCAACCCGGAGGACCTTGTCTGAGAAGGAGACGGACAGGAGCTTTGGCCTAAGGAACTTTAGATACCTTGATGCAATCAAAGAAGCTGTAGAGAGGGAATGTCCTGGAGTAGTTTCCTGTGCAGACATCCTTGTGCTGTCTGCTAGAGATGGCATTGTTTCG CTAGGAGGTCCTTACATCCCTCTAAAAACTGGAAGAAGAGATGGAAGGAATAGCAGAGCAGATGTGGTCGAGCAGTATCTCCCGGACCATAATGAGAGCATCTCTGTCGTTCTAGAGAGGTTTGCTGCCATGGGTATTGACACCCCTGGAGTGGTTTCCTTGCTAG GAGCTCACAGTGTTGGTAGAACACACTGTGTGAAGCTTGTGCATCGTCTCTACCCGGAGGTAGATCCAGTGCTAAACCCTGACCATGTTGAGCACATGCTCTATAAGTGCCCTGACTCAATCCCAGACCCTAAGGCTGTGCAATACGTGAGAAATGACCGTGGCACACCCATGATACTAGACAACAACTACTATAGAAATATATTGGACAACAAGGGCTTGTTGACAGTGGATCATCAACTAGCCACAGACAAGAGGACAAAGCCTTACGTGAAGAAAATGGCCAAAAGCCAGGACTACTTCTTTAAGGAATTTGCTAGGGCTATCACCATTCTGTCTGAGAATAACCCACTCACTGGTACCAAAGGTGAGATCAGAAAACAGTGCAAGAGCTCaacttttcttctctctttatGTGAGGAAGAAGAGTGA